The Diadema setosum chromosome 12, eeDiaSeto1, whole genome shotgun sequence genome has a segment encoding these proteins:
- the LOC140235915 gene encoding uncharacterized protein — translation MRTNVGYSPSPARADRINDQRYVYFRSDTRIDNMASCELLFVLLSSIFAQLIGISEVQAALPSIFMTDIPEDVKKGCVVVLLSGYDQRVRGVLDEIDQLFHTVQPPVSSPAVWADDEADDPVDAGAGLTPLVKIGILEGQFVWEDSLPVKLVNAPDDTLASHHGYSFVVFQQRKKDRKCLLPPPKVHFPEAEIYFGPFSTPAVLEFINIKCNTYVSANGGISVEGIHRHYILENLFKVTGQSMGGIQFQKSRSETHNNEMNDGISSHVEEKYGADQKESCNVSEGSADGFCDSINTGDDGGSCDDASSGQTLDSQDILRNCPSEKVEEIAQCQRISHLSKEEFFLHYLSQSRPVVIENGASQWPAFRKWSMESLKKWYGEEKVHIKLAPDGIFEGVEPAEEWEDHDKFEIPAAIADKLPYPDLVVVRPATQNVKFAEFIEMIQNSSQPLSQTQDPKQRKPRVSAYLEYSSIRTYFPELEKDLEEPEFVRNLLDRRHLNIWLSDGDTLGKLHFDPFDNLLCQLRGRKELLLFEPHNNTRLYEAHVPEALLGFDPVSRTFRRKKLMDSTSMVMSPVDILKPNYQMFPAFADARPLNCTINEGDILFMPAFWWHEVQSYPNKIERRNLAVNFWYEPFLTKEFPCPKCPLDINPHYRHLL, via the exons ATGAGGACCAATGTGGGATATTCACCCTCGCCCGCCCGCGCGGACCGCATCAATGATCAACGCTACGTGTACTTTCGTTCGGATACACGAATCGACAATATGGCTTCTTGTGAACTTCTGTTCGTGTTACTGAGCAGTATTTTTGCTCAGCTGATAGGTATATCGGAGGTTCAAGCCGCTTTGCCATCCATATTTATGACCGATATCCCCGAAGACGTGAAAAAAGGTTGTGTTGTCGTGCTGCTGTCGGGATATGACCAGCGAGTAAGAGGGGTGTTGGACGAAATCGACCAGCTCTTCCATACGGTACAGCCACCGGTTTCCTCCCCGGCAGTTTGGGCAGACGATGAGGCAGACGATCCGGTGGATGCAGGAGCGGGACTTACGCCGCTTGTAAAAATAGGTATTCTTGAAGGGCAGTTCGTATGGGAGGATTCTTTACCAGTAAAGCTTGTCAATGCACCAGACGATACTCTGGCCAGTCACCATGGTTACTCCTTTGTCGTATTCCAGCAGCGAAAGAAAGATCGGAAATGTTTGCTCCCTCCCCCAAAAGTACACTTCCCAGAGGCAGAAATTTATTTTGGTCCATTTTCTACGCCAGCTGTTCTCGAATTTATCAATATCAAGTGCAATACGTATGTAAGTGCCAATGGAGGCATAAGTGTAGAAGGTATTCACAGACATTACATATTGGAAAATCTCTTCAAAGTTACTGGCCAATCAATGGGGGGTATCCAGTTCCAGAAAAGCCGCAGTGAAACTcataacaatgaaatgaatgatggcATTTCCTCTCATGTTGAGGAAAAGTATGGAGCAGATCAAAAGGAAAGCTGTAATGTTAGTGAAGGCAGTGCAGATGGTTTTTGTGATTCAATCAACACTGGTGATGATGGAGGTAGCTGTGACGATGCGTCATCTGGTCAAACTTTAGACAGCCAGGATATTTTGAGAAACTGTCCCTCAGAAAAAGTGGAAGAGATTGCACAATGCCAGCGAATATCCCACCTCAGCAAAGAGGAGTTCTTCCTTCACTATCTGAGCCAATCCCGTCCCGTCGTCATCGAGAACGGGGCGTCGCAGTGGCCAGCCTTCAGGAAGTGGTCGATGGAATCCCTGAAAAAATGGTACGGGGAGGAGAAAGTCCACATCAAGCTGGCTCCGGACGGAATATTTGAAGGCGTGGAACCGGCAGAAGAATGGGAAGACCACGACAAGTTTGAAATCCCAGCAGCGATTGCCGACAAGCTGCCATATCCAGACCTCGTCGTCGTGCGACCGGCAACTCAGAACGTCAAATTTGCAGAGTTTATAGAGATGATCCAGAATTCCAGTCAGCCTTTGTCTCAAACTCAAGATCCAAAACAGAG AAAGCCAAGGGTCTCGGCATACCTTGAATACTCCTCCATCAGGACTTACTTTCCAGAACTCGAAAAAGACCTGGAAGAGCCCGAATTTGTGAGGAATCTCTTAGATCGGAGACACCTGAACATCTGGCTTAGCGACGGTGACACCCTTGGCAAACTCCACTTTGACCCCTTTGATAATCTGCTATGTCAG CTGCGAGGGAGGAAGGAGTTGCTTCTGTTTGAGCCTCACAACAACACCCGTCTCTACGAGGCCCACGTACCGGAGGCACTGTTAGGCTTTGATCCAGTCTCGAGGACATTCCGCCGCAAGAAGCTCATGGACAGTACGTCCATGGTCATGTCACCAGTGGACATCCTGAAGCCAAACTACCAG ATGTTCCCAGCCTTCGCAGACGCACGACCTTTGAACTGCACGATCAACGAGGGCGACATTCTCTTCATGCCTGCATTCTGGTGGCATGAGGTGCAGTCTTACCCGAACAAGATCGAGAGACGAAACCTGGCTGTCAATTTCTG GTATGAACCGTTTCTGACCAAAGAATTCCCCTGTCCAAAGTGCCCTCTAGACATCAACCCACACTACAGACACTTGCTCTGA
- the LOC140235914 gene encoding uncharacterized protein, whose translation MASATMVPHATQYGHRPALAPPSGLSGNPPSRPQPNSTPGRVDYLIGRMQSNGLSQVATDLIAHSWRERTNKQYESAWQQWLRWCCKESFDPYSPSISDVVNFLAHQCSTGKSYSTINSYRSALSSAFPPFDGHNVGKHPLVLRLMKGIFNTNPPKPRYQKTWDVASVLKYICSLPDNKDLTLPLLTRKLVALMALTSAQRTQTLMCLSVTSLHLEENKASFKISDLLKTTSKSNFADQTLTLSSFGQNSKLCVVKTLREYLDRTKSLRTDERLFVSTIKPHKGITSATLARWMKTVLRDSGIDTSVFKAHSFRGASTTWTSCALAHGVSLHEILKTANWSRAETFRKFYHKPISDSTFANAVLNSVN comes from the coding sequence ATGGCGAGCGCAACCATGGTACCCCACGCTACTCAATATGGTCATCGCCCCGCCCTTGCTCCTCCCAGCGGATTGTCTGGTAACCCCCCTTCCCGACCCCAACCTAACTCTACGCCTGGCCGCGTGGATTATCTCATCGGCAGAATGCAGTCAAACGGACTTTCTCAAGTCGCTACCGACCTTATCGCACATTCATGGCGGGAGCGAACGAATAAGCAATACGAGTCGGCATGGCAACAATGGTTACGCTGGTGTTGTAAAGAATCATTTGATCCCTATTCACCGTCTATAAGTGATGTTGTAAATTTCTTAGCTCACCAATGCTCAACTGGGAAATCGTACTCTACCATAAACTCATATCGCTCCGCTCTTTCATCTGCCTTTCCTCCTTTCGATGGTCATAATGTGGGTAAACATCCGCTTGTTTTGAGACTTATGAAAGGCATTTTTAATACAAACCCTCCAAAACCACGATACCAAAAAACGTGGGATGTTGCGTCTGTCCTTAAGTACATTTGTTCCTTACCCGACAACAAGGACTTGACTCTTCCTTTGTTAACCCGAAAGTTGGTGGCACTAATGGCACTAACCTCGGCACAACGCACACAAACGCTTATGTGCTTGTCTGTAACATCTCTCCatcttgaagaaaataaagcCTCTTTCAAGATTTCAGATTTACTCAAGACTACTTCTAAATCAAACTTTGCCGACCAAACTTTGACGCTCTCATCATTTGGTCAAAATTCTAAATTATGTGTAGTCAAAACGCTAAGAGAGTATTTGGATCGCACTAAGTCTTTGCGTACAGATGAGAGACTTTTTGTATCAACAATAAAACCACATAAAGGAATCACTTCAGCTACTCTAGCTCGATGGATGAAAACAGTCCTTCGGGATTCAGGCATTGATACATCAGTCTTTAAGGCCCATAGTTTCCGCGGCGCCTCGACAACATGGACAAGTTGTGCTCTGGCCCACGGAGTTTCGCTACATGAAATCTTGAAAACGGCAAATTGGTCTCGAGCCGAGACGTTCAGAAAATTTTACCACAAACCTATTAGTGACTCTACGTTCGCAAATGCGGTCCTCAATTCTGTAAACTGA
- the LOC140235913 gene encoding probable G-protein coupled receptor 21, giving the protein MAHMHELRVWNSTDDSMDDFPLEGYDRVAALIASIVGVVFSTVLNLLNLIILPRIPNRFGENGRLCLHCLAVVDIFGGLACFGSRVVFEIERAFLTSNSIVCNVVGASCTVFVSQSTWILFVISVDRYIAVTRPMHYVSILTYRRMKALIVTAMLMGLTLALTRTTHMAVNGSCDFDHGATHYVNNPAITLYSAIVLFFGSIATALNVRILHIAHRHRNWIADYASKQQHRPRHDAATSPKPGKISGSKYRGVITVAILVGAFYLVWTPHTVGTIAAAATGRTIPEAAYFTIVWIAFSNHWLNAIIYFFFNKAYRTAVVNLAKRRRNPFSQIQETVFTVDTFVPKQLPQIE; this is encoded by the coding sequence ATGGCACATATGCACGAACTAAGAGTTTGGAATTCGACGGATGATTCCATGGACGACTTTCCTCTCGAGGGTTACGATCGAGTCGCTGCCCTTATCGCTAGCATCGTCGGGGTGGTGTTCTCGACTGTCTTGAACCTGCTGAATCTGATCATTTTACCGCGGATTCCTAACCGCTTTGGAGAGAACGGGAGGCTCTGTCTGCACTGCCTGGCTGTCGTCGATATCTTTGGTGGCTTGGCGTGCTTCGGCAGCCGCGTCGTATTCGAGATCGAGCGAGCGTTTCTTACATCGAACTCCATTGTCTGTAACGTTGTGGGTGCATCATGTACGGTATTTGTCAGCCAGTCAACTTGGATATTGTTCGTTATCAGCGTCGATCGATATATCGCCGTGACGCGTCCGATGCACTACGTTTCAATTCTGACCTATCGGCGGATGAAAGCGCTGATCGTAACGGCGATGCTGATGGGACTTACATTAGCGCTGACCAGAACAACACACATGGCTGTCAATGGATCATGCGACTTCGACCACGGCGCCACTCACTACGTCAACAATCCCGCGATCACGCTCTATTCGGCAATCGTGCTATTCTTCGGCTCTATCGCGACGGCGCTCAACGTCAGAATTCTTCACATAGCGCATCGGCATCGGAACTGGATCGCTGATTACGCGTCGAAGCAGCAGCATCGACCACGCCACGACGCCGCAACGTCGCCAAAGCCGGGAAAGATATCCGGTTCGAAGTACCGTGGTGTAATAACCGTCGCCATTCTCGTGGGGGCGTTCTATCTCGTCTGGACACCACACACCGTTGGAACAATAGCGGCAGCTGCCACGGGGAGGACAATCCCGGAGGCAGCCTACTTCACGATAGTTTGGATTGCCTTCAGTAATCACTGGCTTAACGCCATCAtctatttcttcttcaacaaGGCTTACAGGACTGCCGTCGTCAACCTTGCCAAGAGGAGACGAAACCCGTTTTCTCAAATTCAGGAAACTGTTTTCACAGTTGACACGTTTGTCCCAAAACAACTACCACAAATCGAATAA